The genomic region TGTATTGAGGGGGATAACCAAAAGCAGGCCGATTTTTTGGCCGAATGTCTGTGTCAAGTAGATCCGGAAAAAGTTTATGATCTGCATATGGTGCAATCAGTTGTTTCTTTATCTACTCATTTAGATGTTTTTGAAAAAGGAGTAGCCAAAAAGCTGGATTATTCATTTTCCGGGCCACAGGCAGGGCGATTAGCTGAATTTGTTCGTGATGGTAAATTACAATTAGGTGCCATTCATACTTATTTAGAACTGTTTGCCAGATATTTTGGCGACTTGGTACCACGGGTTGCTTTGGTTGTGGGCTATCAAGCTGACAAAAAAGGTAACTTGTATACTGGGTTTAATACAGAAGAAACACCCATGATTGCGGAAGCTGTTGCTTTTAAGCAAGGGATTGTTGTTGCACAAGTTAACGAAGTTGTGGATGAATTACCGCGTGTGGATATTCCTGCAGACTGGGTAGATTTTGTGGTGGAAGCACCTAAGCCTTTTTATATTGAGCCTTTATTTACCAGAGACCCCGGTTTGATTACCGATGTCCAAGTTTTAATGGCCATGATGGCTTTAAAAGGTGTTTATGCTGAATATGGTGTGCAGAGTTTGAACCACGGTATTGGTTTTGCCACAGCAGCTATTGAATTATTATTACCTACTTATGGGGAGGAATTAGATTTAAAAGGTAAGGTGTGCTCTTATTTTGCTTTGAACCCACATCCGACCTTAATCCCAGCAATTGAATCAGGTTTTGTTAAGTCTATCCATAGTTTTGGTGGCGAATTAGGCATGGAAAAATATGTACAAGCTAGATCTGATGTCTTCTTTATCGGTCCAGATGGTACAATGCGTTCCAACCGTGCTAATTGTCAAGTCGCCGGGTTATATGCTATGGATATGTTTATTGGTGGAACTTTACAGATTGATAAATATGGTAACAGTAGTACGGCTACTGCTAACAGAATTGCCGGATTTGGTGGAGCACCCAATATGGGTTGTGATGCTAAAGGACGCCGTCATTCCTCCGGTGCTTGGCTGAAGTGTGGTCAAGAATATACTGTACAGCAAGGAGAAATCGGACCAGCCTTAACTAGAGGTAAGAAATTAGTCGTACAAATGGTGGAAACCTTTGGTGAAAAAATGGTACCAGCCTTTGTTGAAGAATTAGATGCCTTTAAATTACAAGAAAATGCTAATTTGGATATACCGCCTGTAATGATTTACTCTGATGACTTAACTCATATCATTACAGAAGAAGGTATTGCTTATATGAACAGATGTGCTAACTTGCAAGAGAAGATGGCTGCCATTAGAGCGGTTGCCGGTTATACGGAAATTGGTCTCCAGGAAAATCCCAATGAGACAAAAGCCTTACGGGAAAAAGGTGTTGTTAAAACACCTCAGGATTTAGGAATTGATGTTTCCAAAGCAAACAGGTCCATGTTGGCTGCGAAAAATGTTAGAGACCTGGTTGAATGGTCAGGTGGCCTTTATAATCCACCCGCAAGATTTAGAAACTGGTAAAAGAAAAGGAGGGATGTCTTGTGTCATTACATGAAATGAATTTTGAATTTAAAGTGGAAAATCCTAAATCGATTGCCAAAGATTGGTCTCACTTAGGGGTTGTTGGTTCTGGGGACATGGAAGTTTTAATGGAGAAGCAGGATCTTGATGGTGCTGCCAAAGTTAAGGTCGTTACTCCTGTAGTTGGCTTTGACAAAGTCTGGAACATGGTTCTAGAAAAATTCGTTCAGGAAAGCAGTTTGGGTGATGTTTATTTAGAAATTAATGACAATAATGCAACCCCAATTGTTGTTTCCTTGCGACTGCGCCAAGCCTTGGCGGAAGCGAATAAATGCGAAGTAGGGGGTGTAAATTAATGTCTGCTTGGAAAAGCTTACAAGAAATGAACTTTACGGATGTCAATGCACGAGAGCGAGCCATTGGAATCGTTGATGAAGGTACCTTTACGGAATTTGCCGGTCCGATTAATAAAATGCCCAGCCCGCATTTACCGATATTAGGTGAAGCCATTCAGTTTGACGACGGAATGGTAGCTGGTGTTGGCTTGGTAGGCAAAAGACCCGTATTTGTTGCCTCTCAGGAAGGTAACTTTATTGGGGGTTCTGTAGGTGAAGTCGGGGGAGCAAAAATGGTAAACACCATTCGTCTGGCTTTAAGAGCTTATGAAGATGTTAAAGAAAGATACCCTGATTCTTATGAGGAAAGACTGCCGGCAGTTGTCATTTCCTTTGAAACTGGGGGAGTTAGACTTCATGAAGCTAATGCCGGTTTATTGGCTCACGCCGAAGTAATGGACCAAATTCAAAATGCCAGAGGCAAAATTCCGATTATCGCGGTTATTGGTAGTAGTGTAGGTTGTTTTGGTGGAATGGGCTTTATTGCTGCTGCTACTGATATCATTGTCATGAGTGAGGAAGGCCGTTTAGGGCTAACCGGTCCGGAAGTTATCGAACAAGAAATGGGTAAAGATGAGTTTGATGCTAGTGACCGTGCCTTGGTTTTCCGGACTACAGGTGGTAAGCATAAATACATTATGCAGGACTGTAACTTCTTGGTAGCTAATAAGGTAGGGGCTTTCCGGAAGCAAATCCAGGAAATTATGGAAATACCTTTTGACGAAATTGAAAGCTATCGCCGTATTGGTTCCTTGGAAACCGTAAAAGAGCAGTTGGAATTAGTAAAATTAGCTGCTGAATTACAGCCTAAGGATTCCAAAGATATGTGGAAGTATTTTGGTAATGAAGATCCAGATACATTAAATGATCTTTCTTATGCTGAGTTTTTGGAGCAAGCAAAGCGCCGCGAAAAACTCTGTTAGTTATCCATAAATAAGATAATCGGAAAAGGAGGATGAAAAATTGGGTACAGAAACATTGATTGGTAGGGGCAGAGATGCCATTGAAATGATTTTTGATGAAGGTTCTGTACAGGAAAATGTAATTGAGCAGTATGAATTTGATACAGAAATTGGCCCTGGTTCTGTAGTCGGTACCGCTGAAATAGATGGGGAAGTAGCTACTTTTATTGCTAGTGACGCCCAAGCTGTAAACCCACGTTTCCCAGTTGTCTATTTTGGGGTTATCGGTATGGAAGAAGCCTATAAAATGGCTTTGGCTGTGTACTATACTTTGGATGTGGATAAAGACAAGCCTCTAGGTGAAAAAAGGCCTATTGTCCTGATCGTAGACACACCGGGTAATGGTCCGGGGAAGGTAGAAGAAATTATCGGTATGAACAAATCTACAGGTGCTTATCAGTTGGCTTTGGCTGAAGCCCGTAAAGCTGGTCATCCGATTGTAGCTATGGTTATTGGTCGGGCGATAAGTGGTGCTTTCCTGTGTCATGGTCTACAAGCAGACCATATCCTCTCCTTGGCTAAAGATTTCGGGACTATGATTCACGTCATGCCTTTAACGAGTATTTCCCGGATCACCAAGTTGGATCTAGAGCGTTTAGAGGAATTATCACAAACTAATCCCACTTTTGCCGCTGGTGTTAACTTCTTCTATAGATTAGGTGGTGTGGAAGAAGTTGTGGAATCTCTTGATGATCTCAAACCAACCATCAAGAAACACATTGATGAAGTTAGGGAATTAAAAGCAGCTGGGGACTTTGAAAAACTAGGTCCTTGGGGACGCGGCTGGCTCGGTGATGAGCGGGGCGGACGTGTCGTACGTAAGAAAATTATTAACCTTATGGATAAAGAATACGAAGCACTTGCTGACAAATATTTAACTGTTTAAGGAGGGTTATATTATGAGGGACTTCTTAGATAACTTAAAAACAATGGTTGAAGAATTGGGTAGTGCACCAACAATCGAAGAAATGCCACGCCGTAATTTAAGTGACAAGTGGATTAATGGACCGACTGCAGCCCATGTTATCGAAGAAGTCCACTCACCCCTTAATTTGGCTTATTTAACCTTTACTACTGGTTCTTCGGCCTTTCAAAATATTGTGGGGATCACCCATGCTGAGCTTGAGCAAAGGGTTAAAGCCTCACACGAGGCTTTGCGGAGAATTGGTCTGCAAGCAGGGGAGCGGGTTCTCTTTACTTACCCACCTTTAGTTAATGTTTTTTCTAAAGTGGCTTTAGAGGATTATGGTATTAAAGTTAGTTTTTTACGTCGCTCTAGTCGCGATGCTTTTTTAGCCGCATTATATGAAGAACAGCCTAAAGCTGTTCTTGGGGAATCATCATTTTTACGTGCTGCATTGGAAGATGCACGTAAAATGGGAATCATTGAATATTTGCCCCATAACTGCAGTTTAATTACGGCTGGCACACCGTTAGATTTGGAATTAATTCCGGTTGCCGAAAAAACTTTACAATCACAGGTTTTTGACTTATATGGCTGTCAGGAATTTGGTTGGTTATATCTTAATGGGGTGCCTTTGCGGGAGGATCTCTCTTTGGTTGAATCTCCGATAGAGCAAAAAGGTTATTGTGAAGTAGTTGTCGGTGGTTTACCCATGGGAGATAGTTTTCCGGTGGCTGAGTCCGGTCATCTCTGCAATCCGGAGGGAAAAGTAATTACATATCGCCGCCGCCGTACCCATCCTGAATATGAAGTTTATGTTCGGGAAACTACACTAGCCTATCCGGGAACCGCTAATCGCGTAGCCCGTTCGATATTACGGTTAAAGAGTAGAGTGGTTAAAGTAGCTCCTGATGTACAAGTTTCGGCACCACATACTGTCTTGGAATTACGACCCGCTTTTGGGGCAAGTAAGGGTAAAGAACCTCTGTTAATCCAGGGGCCTGAAAAAACAATCATGTTTGATGATTTGGTTCGGGCTCAATTGGAATATCAGCAGTCTAGTAAAACTGATCCAACTTGGAGGAAAGAACGATAACCATGAAGCTGTGCCGGCATTATTTGGTAGAAATTACGAATCAAGGACGTTTAGATGCCTATCAGAACTTGGGAAGTGATTATGCTTCGGCAAGGAGTAAGCTTATTGAAGCCTTAATTATGAATGAGCGTATTCCCGGGATACTGAGAAGAGCGGAAGAAGGTTATCGAAAACAGGGGACAGTGGCTGTAGGATTTTCTTCACCACAGCGCTATGGAAAGGGGCAGAGTAGGTTAAGAGTACCGGCCTTTGTTCCTCGTGAGGAAATTACTAAAATTACTTCTTCTTATCAGGTGTTAATGCTGCCCATTTCCGGTAGGACTCCTTGTCTAAATGCACTACAGGAAGCCAAGGAATTAGCCGCTGAATTAAATATAGAATTAGGGGCTTGGGGTTCCGCCGGATTGGAAGTATATACAGGTTTGCCCTATACAGATCACAATTCAGACTTAGATTTATTGGTCAGGGGGCAAAATCTACAAGCTATTGAACAATTTTACTTTTCCTTAAAGCAGTTGGGTGAGAAATATAATTGTCGGCTTGATCCAGAATTGGATCTCCCCAATGGGTATGGTGTAAAGCTCTCTGAGTTCTTTATGCATACTACGGAACTTTTAGGGAAAAGTATGAAAGGGGTTGGTTTAATTCCTAAGCAAGTTATAGTGGACATGTTTAAAAATTGAATCAATAAAAGGAGGAATTTGTTATGGAAATTAAAGCACGTGTACCCGGAAAAATTGATGAAATTAAGGTTAAGGTTGGTGATGAAGTTAAAAAAGGTGATGTAGTTTTAATCATGGAAGCCATGAAAATGAAACAGCCTTTTGCAGCACCAGAAGATGCAGTTGTTAAAGAAATTAAGGTTTCTGTTGGCGAAAGAGTTAGCCAAGGGGACGTAATGGTCGTTCTCGAATAAAGGTTTGCAATTATTATTGTTGTTCAAGGTGGGTAGTAGGCAAATAAAATGAGCATTTACTGCCCACTTTCTCTCCAAACTAAAATCCCTTCTATGGAGGTGTATTAAGGTATGGCGATTTATGGAGTAATGTTATTGTCCGTATGTATGTTTGTCGGTGTTTTACTGGGTGATATTTTGGGTGTAGCTGTGGGAGTTAACTCTAACATTGGTGGTGTAGGTTTTGCGATGTTATTTTTAATTATATTGTCTGATTATATGTTGGAACGGGATATGCTCTCAGATAAAGCC from Clostridia bacterium harbors:
- the mdcA gene encoding malonate decarboxylase subunit alpha, with the protein product MGSDVKRVWNSLELDTEQRLKSVAHLVKEGKVVAAEDAVALLEGVIRPGDKVCIEGDNQKQADFLAECLCQVDPEKVYDLHMVQSVVSLSTHLDVFEKGVAKKLDYSFSGPQAGRLAEFVRDGKLQLGAIHTYLELFARYFGDLVPRVALVVGYQADKKGNLYTGFNTEETPMIAEAVAFKQGIVVAQVNEVVDELPRVDIPADWVDFVVEAPKPFYIEPLFTRDPGLITDVQVLMAMMALKGVYAEYGVQSLNHGIGFATAAIELLLPTYGEELDLKGKVCSYFALNPHPTLIPAIESGFVKSIHSFGGELGMEKYVQARSDVFFIGPDGTMRSNRANCQVAGLYAMDMFIGGTLQIDKYGNSSTATANRIAGFGGAPNMGCDAKGRRHSSGAWLKCGQEYTVQQGEIGPALTRGKKLVVQMVETFGEKMVPAFVEELDAFKLQENANLDIPPVMIYSDDLTHIITEEGIAYMNRCANLQEKMAAIRAVAGYTEIGLQENPNETKALREKGVVKTPQDLGIDVSKANRSMLAAKNVRDLVEWSGGLYNPPARFRNW
- the mdcC gene encoding malonate decarboxylase acyl carrier protein translates to MNFEFKVENPKSIAKDWSHLGVVGSGDMEVLMEKQDLDGAAKVKVVTPVVGFDKVWNMVLEKFVQESSLGDVYLEINDNNATPIVVSLRLRQALAEANKCEVGGVN
- a CDS encoding biotin-independent malonate decarboxylase subunit beta; this encodes MSAWKSLQEMNFTDVNARERAIGIVDEGTFTEFAGPINKMPSPHLPILGEAIQFDDGMVAGVGLVGKRPVFVASQEGNFIGGSVGEVGGAKMVNTIRLALRAYEDVKERYPDSYEERLPAVVISFETGGVRLHEANAGLLAHAEVMDQIQNARGKIPIIAVIGSSVGCFGGMGFIAAATDIIVMSEEGRLGLTGPEVIEQEMGKDEFDASDRALVFRTTGGKHKYIMQDCNFLVANKVGAFRKQIQEIMEIPFDEIESYRRIGSLETVKEQLELVKLAAELQPKDSKDMWKYFGNEDPDTLNDLSYAEFLEQAKRREKLC
- the mdcE gene encoding biotin-independent malonate decarboxylase subunit gamma, producing the protein MIFDEGSVQENVIEQYEFDTEIGPGSVVGTAEIDGEVATFIASDAQAVNPRFPVVYFGVIGMEEAYKMALAVYYTLDVDKDKPLGEKRPIVLIVDTPGNGPGKVEEIIGMNKSTGAYQLALAEARKAGHPIVAMVIGRAISGAFLCHGLQADHILSLAKDFGTMIHVMPLTSISRITKLDLERLEELSQTNPTFAAGVNFFYRLGGVEEVVESLDDLKPTIKKHIDEVRELKAAGDFEKLGPWGRGWLGDERGGRVVRKKIINLMDKEYEALADKYLTV
- a CDS encoding acyl carrier protein; its protein translation is MRDFLDNLKTMVEELGSAPTIEEMPRRNLSDKWINGPTAAHVIEEVHSPLNLAYLTFTTGSSAFQNIVGITHAELEQRVKASHEALRRIGLQAGERVLFTYPPLVNVFSKVALEDYGIKVSFLRRSSRDAFLAALYEEQPKAVLGESSFLRAALEDARKMGIIEYLPHNCSLITAGTPLDLELIPVAEKTLQSQVFDLYGCQEFGWLYLNGVPLREDLSLVESPIEQKGYCEVVVGGLPMGDSFPVAESGHLCNPEGKVITYRRRRTHPEYEVYVRETTLAYPGTANRVARSILRLKSRVVKVAPDVQVSAPHTVLELRPAFGASKGKEPLLIQGPEKTIMFDDLVRAQLEYQQSSKTDPTWRKER
- the mdcG gene encoding malonate decarboxylase holo-[acyl-carrier-protein] synthase, which codes for MKLCRHYLVEITNQGRLDAYQNLGSDYASARSKLIEALIMNERIPGILRRAEEGYRKQGTVAVGFSSPQRYGKGQSRLRVPAFVPREEITKITSSYQVLMLPISGRTPCLNALQEAKELAAELNIELGAWGSAGLEVYTGLPYTDHNSDLDLLVRGQNLQAIEQFYFSLKQLGEKYNCRLDPELDLPNGYGVKLSEFFMHTTELLGKSMKGVGLIPKQVIVDMFKN
- a CDS encoding biotin/lipoyl-binding protein; the protein is MEIKARVPGKIDEIKVKVGDEVKKGDVVLIMEAMKMKQPFAAPEDAVVKEIKVSVGERVSQGDVMVVLE